Proteins encoded together in one Bacteroides ovatus window:
- a CDS encoding hybrid sensor histidine kinase/response regulator transcription factor, whose product MKRHLRIPLFLLISLLNSLASYASNEMSFHQLGVKTGMSDNYIQAIERDKYGFMWFATRDGLNRYDGYHFKTYTTLRQGAYNNSVEWVAEDAAGNIWIKTPVNYCFYDREMDELDNRTELLLHKIGIFESPRQLFIDDDKNLWCVADNTLYYYIFSDETLYKQSLPGSVNIADMACRNKRCYILMTDGNVINIDWMHKSITKLFHTEIHTTYVPHIYLDFSSQLWVYAPHSADVKCYSLTENNWIDFAARTELSRERTMITTITDDGKGNIWIGTDGRGIFICPYDKEKGKVTRLFKDVDKLYSLPDNHVTYIYKDNRDVIWIGTGKQGVAYSGLNNLIFENHYCPQLEDVSCFYEDGEGKLWLGFDGEGIASYDKDKNTYTYYKSKNKEIPSDLIVCSFHDNKGRVWWGSFGGGAFYYQNGQFTPLKAAENNPVELPQYIRRITQDNAGNLWFATYSQGLYCLEPSGMLKDYTMSNSTLLTNYIADLAYVDGHSLYVATSSGVYHMNTSTREMTILEQTADGEEVIQDKFANCIYQDSRGLLWIGGRKGVNVYSPKQNKLINLNTANGVSHSYIRAIIEDASHNMWLTTDHGITHVEVVESDATSMPDFRCHPYYEEDGIGNLTFNNFSIFCNHRNEVIAGGGGGYVKIIPRGNDLFYFDRQVIFTDLYIDNECVNANRPAHNGRIILTKNIQLLNNLNLNYSDNSFAVEVSAMDYGNLHKLQYEYRLNKNEEWTKLEGNRIYFNKLAPGTYQLQVRVMKVHDYENDASATLSINVYPPFWLSNIAYSIYALLLVSAISLIFIHMKRKHRRLLLQQKRDMETVQQHEIDEAKLRFFTNVSHDLRTPLSLIITPLEQILATNTAQDIKKELKLIHRNALALLDVINQLLDLRRLDNGKAQLNPSHGDLADFIKEVCDSFYSYGDKKNIAFSLSLKTDNLETDFDKNKMQRIMLNLLSNAFKYNVNHGSVNVVLDRIIKDEREYACIQVADTGIGIREENKAKIFDRFYQEEHSSTDYIGSGIGMHIVKEYVTLHNGDIQIRDNHPQGTIFEFMFPIRHECKNINPTATPTERPDIQEEPEQAKTPTGRSLLIVEDNEDFRQFIVDCLKDRFTVYEAEQGEKAMEILALHDISLVISDVRMPIMNGLELCNKIKGDFRYSHIPVILLTARTAQEHMLEGLREGADDYITKPFNLDILLLRIQKLLEWSSRNHQRFGKVEVSPAEITISTIDERLIERAIQAVEENMDNTDFSVEDLSMTVGMSRGHLYKKLMTITGKSPLEFIRVLRIKRGKQLLEQSQESISQIAYQVGLSPKQFAKYFKEEFGCLPSEFNCKKD is encoded by the coding sequence ATGAAAAGACACTTACGAATTCCTTTGTTTCTTCTTATCTCCTTGCTGAATAGCCTGGCATCATACGCTTCAAACGAAATGAGTTTTCACCAGCTGGGAGTAAAAACAGGCATGTCCGACAATTATATTCAGGCGATAGAACGGGATAAATATGGGTTCATGTGGTTTGCTACCCGTGATGGCCTGAACCGCTATGACGGGTATCATTTCAAGACTTATACCACCCTCCGGCAAGGAGCTTACAACAATAGCGTAGAATGGGTAGCAGAAGATGCAGCAGGCAATATATGGATAAAAACTCCGGTTAACTATTGTTTTTATGACCGTGAAATGGACGAACTGGATAACAGAACGGAGCTTCTTCTGCACAAGATAGGTATCTTTGAAAGCCCCAGGCAATTATTCATAGATGACGACAAGAACCTGTGGTGTGTTGCAGACAACACATTGTATTACTACATCTTCTCCGATGAAACGCTGTACAAACAGTCACTTCCGGGCAGCGTAAACATTGCCGACATGGCATGCCGCAACAAAAGATGTTACATTCTCATGACCGATGGAAATGTAATTAACATAGACTGGATGCATAAATCCATAACCAAACTGTTTCATACGGAAATACATACCACTTATGTGCCTCACATTTATCTGGACTTTTCTTCCCAGCTTTGGGTGTACGCCCCGCACAGCGCGGATGTCAAATGTTATTCTCTGACAGAAAACAACTGGATTGACTTTGCCGCCCGAACGGAACTCAGTAGAGAACGAACCATGATTACCACAATAACCGACGACGGCAAAGGGAATATCTGGATAGGAACCGATGGCAGAGGAATATTCATATGCCCGTATGATAAAGAAAAGGGCAAGGTGACGCGTCTATTCAAGGATGTCGACAAATTATATTCCCTGCCGGACAATCACGTGACCTATATCTATAAGGACAACCGCGACGTGATATGGATAGGAACCGGCAAACAGGGCGTAGCCTATTCAGGTTTGAACAATCTGATATTCGAAAACCATTATTGTCCCCAACTGGAGGATGTCAGTTGTTTCTACGAAGACGGAGAGGGCAAACTATGGCTGGGATTTGACGGTGAAGGCATAGCCAGTTACGACAAGGATAAAAACACCTATACTTATTATAAATCAAAGAACAAAGAAATTCCTTCCGACTTGATTGTTTGTTCTTTCCATGACAACAAAGGCAGAGTGTGGTGGGGAAGTTTCGGCGGTGGAGCGTTTTATTATCAGAACGGCCAGTTCACTCCGCTCAAAGCGGCGGAAAATAATCCGGTGGAACTGCCTCAATACATACGTCGTATCACACAGGATAATGCCGGTAACTTATGGTTTGCCACTTACTCGCAAGGACTCTACTGCCTGGAACCTTCCGGAATGCTCAAAGATTATACAATGAGTAATTCAACTTTACTGACCAATTACATTGCCGACCTGGCATATGTTGATGGTCATTCTCTTTATGTGGCTACCAGTTCCGGAGTGTACCACATGAATACTTCCACCCGGGAAATGACGATATTGGAACAAACTGCCGACGGTGAAGAAGTGATACAAGATAAGTTCGCCAATTGCATCTATCAAGATTCACGCGGACTACTATGGATAGGCGGACGGAAAGGGGTCAATGTGTATAGCCCGAAGCAAAATAAGTTAATCAATTTGAATACCGCAAACGGTGTTTCCCATTCATATATACGTGCCATTATCGAAGATGCATCTCACAATATGTGGCTCACTACAGACCATGGCATCACCCACGTGGAAGTAGTGGAATCCGATGCTACCAGTATGCCCGACTTCCGTTGCCACCCTTATTATGAAGAGGATGGAATCGGTAACCTTACTTTCAATAATTTTTCAATCTTCTGCAATCACAGGAATGAAGTAATTGCCGGAGGCGGAGGAGGATACGTAAAAATTATCCCACGCGGCAATGACTTGTTTTACTTCGACCGCCAAGTAATATTCACCGACTTATATATTGATAATGAGTGTGTCAATGCAAACAGGCCCGCACACAACGGACGTATCATTCTCACAAAGAACATCCAGTTGCTTAACAACCTCAACCTGAACTATTCAGACAACAGTTTTGCTGTGGAAGTCTCGGCTATGGACTATGGCAATCTGCACAAGCTACAATACGAATACAGACTCAATAAAAACGAAGAATGGACAAAGCTGGAGGGAAACCGGATTTATTTCAATAAACTGGCTCCCGGAACTTATCAACTTCAAGTACGGGTAATGAAGGTTCATGATTATGAAAACGATGCAAGTGCTACACTTTCCATCAATGTGTATCCGCCATTCTGGCTTTCTAATATAGCTTATAGCATCTATGCATTACTGTTGGTGAGTGCCATATCACTTATCTTTATCCACATGAAACGGAAACACCGTCGATTATTGCTTCAACAAAAACGTGATATGGAAACGGTGCAGCAGCATGAAATTGACGAAGCCAAATTACGCTTTTTCACTAATGTAAGCCATGACCTGCGCACTCCTTTGTCACTTATCATCACTCCTCTTGAGCAAATATTGGCTACTAATACGGCACAAGACATAAAAAAGGAATTGAAGTTGATTCATCGCAATGCATTGGCACTCCTGGACGTTATCAACCAACTGCTTGATTTACGTCGGCTGGATAATGGTAAAGCCCAACTCAATCCTTCCCACGGTGATTTGGCAGATTTCATCAAAGAAGTATGTGATTCTTTCTATTCGTACGGCGACAAAAAGAATATTGCCTTCAGCCTTTCATTGAAAACCGATAATCTGGAAACAGACTTTGATAAGAATAAAATGCAGCGCATAATGCTTAATCTATTATCGAACGCATTCAAATACAACGTGAATCACGGAAGCGTGAACGTAGTGCTGGATCGTATCATAAAAGATGAAAGAGAATATGCCTGCATCCAAGTGGCGGATACCGGAATCGGGATACGTGAAGAAAACAAAGCTAAAATATTCGACCGTTTCTATCAAGAAGAGCACTCATCCACTGATTATATCGGCAGTGGCATAGGCATGCATATAGTCAAAGAATATGTTACTCTCCATAATGGCGACATTCAAATTCGCGATAATCATCCCCAAGGTACTATCTTTGAATTTATGTTCCCCATACGACATGAATGCAAGAACATAAATCCCACGGCAACGCCAACTGAAAGACCAGACATACAGGAAGAACCGGAGCAAGCAAAAACGCCAACAGGTCGTTCATTACTTATTGTGGAGGACAACGAAGATTTCCGACAATTCATTGTTGACTGCCTGAAAGACCGATTTACTGTTTATGAGGCCGAACAAGGTGAAAAAGCAATGGAGATATTGGCCCTGCATGATATCAGCCTTGTGATAAGCGATGTCCGTATGCCGATAATGAACGGACTGGAGCTATGTAATAAGATAAAGGGAGACTTCCGTTACTCACATATCCCTGTTATTTTACTAACTGCACGAACCGCCCAGGAACATATGCTGGAAGGATTGCGTGAAGGTGCCGATGACTATATAACCAAGCCTTTCAATCTGGATATTCTTCTACTCCGTATCCAAAAGCTGTTAGAATGGAGTAGCCGCAACCATCAACGATTCGGAAAAGTTGAAGTGTCTCCTGCCGAGATTACCATCAGCACTATTGATGAAAGGCTTATTGAGCGAGCCATACAAGCAGTGGAAGAGAATATGGACAATACAGATTTCTCTGTCGAAGACCTAAGCATGACTGTCGGAATGAGTCGTGGTCACTTATACAAAAAACTAATGACGATAACAGGCAAGTCCCCTCTTGAATTTATCCGTGTCTTGCGCATAAAAAGAGGAAAGCAATTATTAGAACAGAGTCAGGAAAGCATTTCTCAAATAGCTTATCAAGTGGGACTGTCACCCAAACAATTCGCTAAATATTTCAAAGAAGAGTTCGGATGCCTGCCTTCAGAATTCAACTGTAAAAAGGACTGA
- a CDS encoding ATP-binding protein: MNFPRILKKRKGYIDRIKPFMQKSVAKVLTGQRRVGKSFLLYQLIEEILAEEPDANIIYVNLEDFTFSSLQTAEDLHSYIISHSKEKVKNYIFIDEIQDIPGFEKVIRSLLLNEDNDIYITGSNAKMLSGELATYLSGRYIEFKIYSLSYSEFLEFHGLTESETSYELYSRYGGLPYLLNLPLEDETVNEYLKSVYSTIVFRDVVSRYKLRNTLFLEKLIQFLSENIGNLFSAKNISDYLKSQHTAISVNQIQSYTEYLNNAFLIHRVERYDLIGKRVFEIGEKYYFENMGIRNIVIGYRITDKAKILENLVYNHLLYKGYDIKVGYYGDKEIDFVGEKNGEKLYIQVALKIDSDKTAEREFGNLLKIQDNYPKIVVTEDTFSGNSYEGIRHCSIRQFLME, encoded by the coding sequence ATGAACTTTCCTCGAATCCTCAAAAAAAGAAAAGGTTATATTGACCGAATAAAACCTTTTATGCAAAAATCAGTAGCCAAGGTGTTAACAGGGCAACGCCGTGTAGGCAAAAGTTTCCTCCTTTACCAACTTATTGAAGAAATTTTAGCAGAAGAACCGGATGCGAATATTATCTATGTCAATCTTGAAGATTTTACATTCAGTTCTCTACAAACAGCAGAAGATTTACACTCGTACATCATTTCTCATAGCAAAGAAAAAGTTAAGAATTATATCTTTATCGATGAAATACAAGATATTCCCGGGTTTGAAAAAGTCATCCGTTCGCTCCTACTCAATGAAGATAATGATATATACATTACAGGTAGTAACGCCAAGATGCTTTCAGGAGAACTCGCCACTTATTTAAGTGGCAGATATATCGAATTCAAAATATATAGTCTCTCCTATTCTGAGTTTCTTGAATTCCACGGATTAACTGAAAGTGAAACGAGTTACGAATTATATAGCCGTTATGGCGGACTTCCCTATTTATTAAATCTACCTCTCGAAGATGAAACAGTCAATGAATATTTGAAGAGTGTATATTCCACGATTGTATTTCGTGATGTTGTCAGTAGATACAAGTTACGCAATACTTTGTTCCTTGAGAAACTGATTCAATTTTTATCCGAAAACATAGGCAATCTCTTCTCGGCAAAGAATATCAGTGATTATTTAAAATCACAACATACCGCCATATCAGTAAACCAAATACAAAGCTATACAGAATATTTAAACAATGCTTTCCTTATCCACCGAGTAGAGCGGTATGATTTAATTGGGAAACGCGTATTTGAGATAGGAGAGAAATATTATTTCGAAAATATGGGAATCCGGAACATTGTCATCGGATATCGCATTACAGACAAAGCCAAAATATTGGAAAATCTAGTGTATAACCACCTTTTATACAAAGGTTACGATATTAAGGTTGGCTATTACGGAGATAAGGAAATTGACTTTGTCGGAGAAAAGAATGGAGAAAAACTATATATACAGGTCGCTTTAAAAATAGATAGCGACAAGACAGCAGAAAGAGAATTTGGAAACCTGCTAAAGATACAGGACAACTATCCCAAAATAGTGGTAACAGAAGATACATTCAGCGGAAATAGCTACGAGGGTATACGCCATTGTTCTATACGCCAGTTCTTAATGGAGTAA
- a CDS encoding DUF4886 domain-containing protein, translating into MKQYKIVVICMCILLLLAGGVYAQQKTVRILAIGNSFSQDAVEQYLHELAEAEGISTIIGNMFIGGCSLERHVKNARDNAPAYAYRKIGTDGKKREKGKMSLETVLADEDWDYVSLQQASPFSGMYETYEASLPELIEYVKARLPKKTKLMLHQTWAYASTSRHSGFKNYNCNQLTMYQAIADAVKKAAKANKIKIVIPSGTAIQNARTSFIGDHLNRDGYHLDVKIGRYTAACTWFERIFKHNVVGNPYTPEGLDEARKAVAQKAAHAAVKHPYKVTDLSITN; encoded by the coding sequence ATGAAGCAATATAAGATTGTAGTGATTTGTATGTGCATACTGCTCCTTCTTGCCGGAGGAGTGTATGCGCAGCAAAAAACGGTCAGGATACTTGCCATCGGCAACAGCTTCTCCCAAGATGCCGTGGAGCAATATCTGCATGAACTTGCCGAAGCCGAAGGCATTTCAACCATAATCGGCAATATGTTTATTGGCGGCTGTTCCCTGGAACGTCATGTGAAAAATGCCCGTGACAATGCTCCTGCCTATGCCTACCGGAAAATCGGTACAGATGGAAAAAAACGGGAAAAGGGTAAGATGTCTTTGGAAACGGTGCTTGCAGATGAAGACTGGGATTACGTCAGCCTGCAACAGGCAAGTCCTTTTTCGGGAATGTATGAGACGTATGAAGCTTCTCTTCCCGAGCTCATAGAATATGTAAAAGCACGCCTTCCAAAGAAAACAAAGCTGATGCTGCACCAAACCTGGGCGTATGCATCTACTTCCAGGCATAGTGGATTTAAAAACTACAACTGCAATCAACTCACCATGTATCAGGCTATTGCCGATGCAGTGAAGAAAGCGGCTAAGGCGAATAAGATAAAGATTGTCATCCCTTCGGGCACTGCCATACAAAATGCGCGCACCTCTTTCATCGGCGACCACCTGAATCGGGACGGCTATCATCTGGATGTGAAGATTGGACGTTATACCGCTGCCTGTACCTGGTTCGAACGCATCTTCAAACACAATGTAGTCGGGAATCCTTATACCCCGGAAGGGCTGGATGAGGCACGAAAAGCTGTTGCTCAGAAAGCTGCCCATGCAGCAGTAAAGCATCCGTATAAGGTAACCGATCTGTCTATTACTAACTAA
- a CDS encoding glycoside hydrolase family 2 protein, which produces MKTGEKLSLCLLLLIAFAGSVAAQELITNVYGRNIHSLNGKWNAIIDLYDQGQRMKIYENRQPEGNIDFYEYAFEGGLRLNVPGDWNSQSPELKYYEGTVWYARHFDAKRLADKRQFLYFGAVSYRSKVYLNGKEIAEHEGGFTPFQVEVTDLLKDGDNFLAVEVNNRRTKDAIPAMAFDWWNYGGITRDVLLVKTPRTFIKDYFIQLDKNTPDRIIARVRLSDKKAGEKVTVAIPELKINAELTTDAEGKAETVLNAKRLQRWSPEEPKLYGVTVSSSADRVEEQIGFRNITVKGTDIYLNGKPTFMCCISFHEEIPQRMGRAFSEADAAMLLNEAKALGVNMIRLAHYPQNEYTVRLAEKMGFLLWQEIPIWQGIDFTDNDTRKKAQRMLSEMIKRDQNRCAVGYWGVANETQPSKERNEFLTSLLETGKQLDTTRLYVAAFDLVHFNSEKQRFVMEDSFTSQLDVVAINKYMGWYHPWPVEPKDAIWEVVTDKPLIISEFGGEALYGQSGDENVVSSWSEEYQARLYRDNIRMFDNIPNLRGVSPWILFDFRSPFRFHPTNQDGWNRKGLISDQGMRKKAWYLMRDYYMKKRNNR; this is translated from the coding sequence ATGAAAACAGGTGAGAAATTAAGTCTATGTCTATTGTTGCTAATCGCTTTTGCCGGAAGCGTTGCGGCACAGGAGCTGATAACGAATGTATATGGTCGCAACATCCATTCGCTGAATGGTAAATGGAATGCCATCATCGACCTGTACGACCAGGGACAACGGATGAAAATCTATGAAAACCGGCAACCGGAAGGAAATATTGATTTCTACGAATATGCGTTTGAAGGCGGGTTGCGTCTTAATGTTCCGGGAGACTGGAACTCTCAATCACCCGAATTGAAGTATTACGAAGGCACTGTATGGTATGCCCGTCACTTTGATGCCAAACGCTTGGCAGACAAACGCCAGTTCCTTTATTTCGGTGCTGTCAGCTATCGTAGCAAAGTCTACCTGAACGGAAAAGAGATAGCAGAGCACGAAGGCGGTTTTACTCCTTTCCAAGTGGAAGTGACAGACCTGTTGAAAGACGGTGACAACTTCTTGGCGGTAGAAGTGAACAACCGCCGTACCAAAGACGCCATTCCCGCTATGGCATTCGACTGGTGGAACTATGGCGGCATCACAAGAGATGTATTGCTGGTGAAAACTCCCCGGACATTTATAAAAGATTATTTCATCCAATTGGATAAAAACACTCCAGACCGCATCATCGCCCGCGTGCGTCTTTCTGATAAAAAGGCTGGTGAGAAAGTAACAGTTGCCATCCCCGAACTCAAAATCAACGCGGAGCTCACCACCGACGCAGAAGGAAAGGCGGAAACCGTATTGAATGCGAAGAGGCTGCAACGCTGGTCGCCGGAAGAACCGAAACTCTATGGCGTGACTGTATCTTCAAGTGCCGACCGTGTGGAAGAGCAAATCGGCTTCCGCAATATCACCGTGAAAGGAACTGATATTTACCTGAACGGGAAGCCGACATTTATGTGCTGTATCTCTTTTCACGAAGAAATCCCGCAACGTATGGGACGTGCTTTCTCGGAAGCCGATGCGGCCATGTTGCTGAATGAAGCGAAAGCGCTTGGCGTGAACATGATTCGCCTGGCTCATTATCCGCAGAATGAGTACACGGTACGCCTGGCGGAAAAGATGGGCTTCCTTCTCTGGCAGGAGATTCCCATTTGGCAAGGCATTGACTTTACAGACAATGATACCCGTAAGAAAGCGCAGAGGATGCTTTCTGAAATGATTAAGCGTGATCAGAACCGCTGCGCGGTAGGTTATTGGGGTGTCGCCAATGAAACACAGCCTTCCAAAGAACGGAATGAATTCCTTACTTCCCTGCTCGAAACGGGAAAGCAACTGGACACTACCCGCCTGTATGTTGCCGCTTTCGACCTTGTGCACTTCAATAGCGAAAAACAGCGTTTTGTAATGGAAGATTCTTTTACTTCCCAACTGGACGTCGTAGCTATCAATAAATATATGGGCTGGTATCATCCGTGGCCTGTGGAACCGAAAGACGCTATATGGGAAGTAGTGACGGACAAACCGTTGATTATCTCGGAATTTGGCGGCGAAGCATTGTACGGTCAGTCCGGTGATGAGAACGTAGTCAGCTCTTGGAGTGAAGAATACCAGGCACGCTTGTACAGAGACAATATCCGTATGTTCGACAATATCCCGAACCTGCGTGGCGTATCTCCCTGGATTCTGTTCGACTTCCGTTCCCCATTCCGTTTCCACCCCACCAATCAGGATGGCTGGAACCGCAAAGGGCTCATATCCGACCAAGGTATGCGTAAGAAAGCGTGGTATCTGATGAGAGATTATTACATGAAAAAGAGAAATAACCGATAA
- a CDS encoding acetylxylan esterase, protein MVKSVRFLLLLIAFVSMQIVAWGQPQERLVQVQVTPDHTNWLYKPGEKVKFKVVVLKCNIPQDNLEVRYEISEDMMKPHQTGKQPLKNEKLEINAGTMKKEGFLRCRAFVTCQGREYEGVATVGFSPEKLQPTTPLPVDFLEFWKSTKEAAEKWALEPIMTLLPERCTDKVNVYHVSFANNDYASRMYGILCVPKASGEYPAILKVPGAGIRAYNGEAERAGKGFIILEIGIHGIPVNLTGDVYHRLYNGALKNYHSFNMDNRDKYYYKRVYTGCVRAIDFIYTLPEFNGNLATFGGSQGGALSIVIAGLDARVKGLVSFYPALCDMAGYAHGRAGGWPHLFKDEKNRTPEKIKTIQYFDVVNFARQVKVPGFYIFGYNDRVCPPTTTYSTYNVINAPKELFVAETTAHYAYAEQWSAAWNWVMNFLKNKSK, encoded by the coding sequence ATGGTAAAAAGTGTACGTTTTCTTCTTCTCCTGATAGCATTTGTCTCCATGCAGATAGTTGCATGGGGACAGCCGCAGGAAAGACTGGTTCAAGTGCAGGTCACTCCAGACCACACCAATTGGCTGTATAAACCGGGAGAAAAAGTGAAATTCAAAGTAGTGGTATTGAAATGCAATATCCCACAGGATAATCTGGAAGTACGTTATGAGATTTCGGAAGACATGATGAAACCTCATCAGACAGGCAAACAGCCTTTGAAGAATGAAAAGCTTGAAATTAACGCAGGGACTATGAAAAAAGAAGGGTTCCTGCGTTGCCGTGCTTTTGTCACTTGCCAAGGGCGTGAGTATGAAGGCGTGGCTACCGTCGGCTTTTCTCCTGAAAAATTGCAACCGACCACTCCGTTGCCCGTCGACTTTCTGGAATTTTGGAAAAGTACCAAAGAAGCCGCTGAAAAGTGGGCACTGGAACCGATAATGACTTTACTGCCAGAAAGGTGCACGGATAAGGTGAACGTATATCATGTCTCCTTTGCGAACAATGACTATGCGTCCCGTATGTACGGCATCCTTTGTGTTCCGAAGGCTTCCGGGGAATATCCGGCGATTCTGAAAGTGCCGGGCGCAGGCATCCGTGCCTATAACGGAGAAGCCGAACGTGCCGGAAAAGGTTTTATTATTCTGGAAATCGGTATCCACGGCATTCCGGTCAACCTGACGGGAGATGTGTATCACCGGCTTTATAACGGTGCTTTGAAGAATTACCACTCGTTCAATATGGACAATCGGGACAAGTACTATTACAAACGGGTTTATACAGGCTGTGTGAGAGCCATTGATTTCATTTACACACTTCCCGAATTTAACGGTAATCTGGCGACTTTTGGAGGAAGCCAGGGCGGTGCGCTTTCCATTGTAATTGCCGGACTGGATGCTCGTGTCAAGGGATTGGTTTCTTTCTATCCTGCTTTGTGTGATATGGCGGGTTATGCCCACGGTCGTGCAGGCGGTTGGCCGCATCTGTTTAAGGATGAGAAGAACCGGACACCGGAAAAGATTAAAACCATTCAGTATTTTGATGTAGTCAACTTTGCCCGTCAGGTTAAAGTGCCGGGATTTTATATCTTCGGATATAATGACAGAGTTTGTCCGCCTACCACCACTTACTCCACTTATAACGTGATTAATGCTCCAAAAGAACTGTTTGTAGCTGAAACGACCGCTCACTATGCCTATGCCGAACAGTGGAGCGCAGCCTGGAACTGGGTAATGAATTTCCTAAAAAATAAATCGAAATAG